The genomic window AGAATAGTCCTCATCGGGTACATTGGGACCATGGTTCGCGCCCGAGTTCTCAGCAATGGAGGTGAGTCCCCAGGCCCGCAGACCAATGCGCTTGGAGAGTTTGTACTTCACCCCATACACATGACCCTTGAAGTTCGAGCCATCCAGAAGGAAGTCGTCCTGAGAATATGGCGAGAACACCGCATCCTGCTGAACTCGCTGCCACTGGTAGAAGACCTTCCAGCCCCCTGGACTCCCGGTGCTTCCGTAAGACGTTCCAATCGCGAAGCCCTCATCTCCGTTGGCGGCTCCGTCCGCTCCTGTATTCAGGATGTACTCACCGGAGATGGTCAGCGGCTGACCGCCGAAATCGAACGTTAGTGCGGCGATCGGGTTCAGAATGTGAAAGTCCGCAACGAAGTCTGCCGCGGTCGTACTATTTGAGATGTCATTACTGACGGGCAACGCAGCATTGTTCATGTCCGGTGACGTGTCGCCGTATCGGTACCAGCCGAGAGCAGCCAAGGCCTTGAAGCCGTCGCCCTTGTAATTGGCGGCCGCTTGCGCGACGAAGGCAGTCAGCTCGGCATCGCTGCCGTCCGTTGTACTCGTGGAGTCATCCGCGAACAGGAGATACTGGCCCGCCACCAGGTTGATATTCAGCCCCTCGGAGGCTTCGAATCCATAGCCCGCGACAACGCCTTCCGGGTTTACGTCATCGTCCCATACGAGTTCACCGTATACGGGGTTCTTTGCAAACGGGTGATCGAACTTACCCGCTGTGACCCAGGTGCCCGGGATCGAGCTCGGTCGGTACTTCAGCCAGGCTCGATCGATATTGAACTCGAGCGACTGCAGTGAATCATCACCAGCACCATCAGTGCTGCCGAAGTTGTGGTACGGCGAACGCGGATCCATTGGATTTCCAGTGCGCAGGCGGAAGCCCGCTTCGAATTCTTCGCCGAGGTCGGCCTTTATGCCGAAACGCAGCCGCACTCTCTCACGGTCCCGGTTTCCCTTTCCGCGAATTCCATCGTGCTCGTGGCGCAAGCGCAAATCGGCCGAGCCCTTTACGCGGTCCCAGAAACTCCCGGAATCCACCGAAGCCGAGACCGCCGGTGCGTCTGAGGATGAGCGGATCGCGTCGATCAATCCGTTGAGAGCTTCGCGAAGTTCCGGCGAGACCTGCTCGTTCGCGAGCGATTGCTCAAGTGTGTTCGTCGCCTTCTCGAGTTCTCCCGCCATCGCGGATCCCGATCCGAGCAAGGCGATACCAATCAAACCGACCCAAAGCACGCAACGCATGCCGCTACCCCCCCCAAATGATTGAAATGAGAAAAAGTGTTCCACCCGAAGAACCCCAGAAGAATTACGCCACATCGAAGTCACATTCCAACTACATTTTGTCGCGTAGCGTTGAGCCAACATATGACGTGGCCAAGAAGCCACAGGCTTCCAGACAATCTCGGACGGAGGTTCGCCCATTTCCTATCTGCGAGAATCGAGTAGAAAGGCGGAATTGGCGCAAGAATGACAATTGTGAATCGGCGAAACAGAATCGGACGGAGTTCAGTCGACGTGACCGCGTTCGGGTTCGGAGCGGCGGTACTAGGCAATCTCTACGCGCCCGTGACAGACGGTGACACATTCGCAGCCGTTCAAGCGGCGGTGCAGGAGGGCGTCCGCTATTTCGACACAGCTCCGTACTACGGCTACGGACTTTCCGAACGCAGATTGGGTGAGTCACTGGATCGGTTCGGAGACGACGCGGTGATGATCTCGAGCAAGGTCGGGCGACTGCTCGAGCCCAGGCCGGGAGAACCCAGGGAAGATCAGGGGTTCGTCGCTGCGCTGCCTTACGAGGCTGTCTTCGACTATTCCTACGAAGCAGTGATGCGCTCCTACGAGGCCAGTATTCTGCGCCTCGGCGGGAGACACATTGACGTGTTGCTCCTTCACGACATCGGCCAATACACTCATGGCGATGCTCATGATGCCGTCTTCGAGATCGCGTTGAGCGGAGGCTATCGGGCTCTGGAAGAGTTGAGGCGTACGGGTGACGTTGGAGCGATTGGCCTGGGAGTGAATGAGAGTGAGGTGTGTCTGCGCGCGATGGAGCGCGGAGACTTCGACTGCTTTCTGGTCGCAGGGCGCTACACGCTCCTGGACCAATCGGCAGCGAAAGAACTCTTGCCTCGCTGCCTGGAACGCGGCATCTCGATCATTATCGGCGGCGTCTTCAACTCCGGAATTCTGGCGAGTGATCTCAGGACCGGAGTGCCCTACGACTATGAAGCTGCTTCGGACGAACTCCTGGAACGGGCGCGAGCCATCGACAGGGTATGTCGTGCCCATGACGTTCCGCTCGCGGCTGCAGCTCTCCAGTTTCCATTCATGCATCCGAGCGTTGCGTCCGTGATTCCAGGAGCCCGTTCCGCCGATGAAGTTCACCAGAATGCGAGAGGTTTCCGCTATCCGATTCCAGACTCCTTATGGGATGATCTGCATTCCGAGAATCTTGTACGCCGAGGGGATTCGCCATGATGCGATTCGGACAGATGCTGGGTCTGCGACCGGAGAAGTATGAAGAATACAAGCGCTACCACGCGAAGATCTGGCCGGAGATTGCCGCCGCTATTCACGCAGCGGGAATTCGCAACTACTCGATATTCCACCAGCGGGGGCGGCTCTTTGCCTACTATGAGTACGTGGGTCCCAAGGAAGAGTATGAGGAACGCATGCAGGCGCTCGCGCAGGCCCCGCGTATGCGAGAGTGGTGGGACTTGATGGAGCCGATGCAGATTCCGGATCCTGAGCGCACACCCGATAGCTGGTGGTCCGATATGGAAGAGGTCTTCCACCAGGATTGACTCGCGTCGTCCACTCTCCCGACCCATGTTCAGATTGACAGATTGGTCTGGGTCTCGAAGGATGGGAGCATGTCGAGTCCTACCTACACTGCGAGCATCGAATCTCTCCGACAGCATCGCGTGCCAGCCTGGTTCGAGGATGCCAAGTTCGGAATCTTCATCCACTGGGGTCTCTTTTCGGTTCCTGGATTCGCAGCGCCAACCGAACACATCTCCGATGCGTTCGACGGGAGCCACGCGAATTCGATCGTGATGACGCCCTATACCGAGTGGTACTGGAATGCACTGCGGGTTCCGGACAGTCCCACCGCGCGTTTTCACGCTGAACACTACGGCAATCGCCCGTACTCGGACTTCAAGGAGGCCTTTATCGAAGGCTTGAGAGCGTGGGATCCGAGCGAATGGGCACGGCTCTTCCGGAAGTCCGGGGCCCGCTACGTCGTACACGTGACCAAGCACCACGATGGCTACAGCCTCTGGCCCAGCAAGATCGAGAATCCGCACCAGAAGGATTGGTGTAGCGAGCGCGACATCGTCGGAGAACTCGCCGAGGCAGTTCGAGCTGAAGGCCTGCGCTTCGGTGTGTACTATTCCGGCGGAATTGACTGGTCCTGGAATTCGAACCCGGCGCGCACGTTCGCACAGTTTGTCGGCTCGGCTCCCGGAGGCGACTATCCCGCTTATGCAGAGGCACAAGTGCGGGAGTTGATCGAGCGATATTCCCCCGATGTTCTGTGGAACGATATCACCTGGCCGACCGGACTGGGGCGCATGCTCTCACTGATGGCCGACTACTATCACGCTGTTCCTCACGGCGTGATCAATGATCGATGGATGCACCACGGTCCGGCCTTGCGCCTTCTGAGCCATCGACCCGTGCAGTGGCTGGCCGACGCGCTGATCAACCGATCCAATCGCCGCGCGGCGGCGAAGGGAGAGGGTAAGAAGGGAGTCGTTCCGCCGCGCCCAGCTCACTCCGACTTCCGCACCCCGGAATACACGATCTTCGACGAGATCACTTCGTATAAGTGGGAGGCGACCCGCGGGATGAGTGCATCCTTTGGCTACAACCGCAATCACGCCGAAGCCGACTACGAACCCGCCGACGAGTTGATTACGAACTTTATCGACGCCGTGTCGAAGAATGGCAACCTGCTGCTCAACATCGGGCCACGGGGCGAAGATGCGGGGATTCCCGCGCCCCAGTTGGCGCGCCTCGAAGCAATGGGGGAGTGGCTCGAACGAAACGGCGAAGCCATCTACGGAAGCCGTCCCTGGGAGCGGGCCGAGGCCAAGACCGATGAGGGGCTGCCCGTTCGGTTCACGCGCCGAGCGGACAAGGTCTACGCAATCGTCCTGGGCAGGCCCGCTTCTCGAGATGTCGTGATCCGCGAGTTTCCCATGAGTACCGGAACCTCCGCTCGGCGCCTGTTCGATGACCAACACATCGAAGTGACGGCCGCTGACGGTGGAGTGCGCCTGCTGAATGCGACTTCCTCAGGCTCCGGGCCTGCGCTCGCTTTCGAGTTCTCTTCCAGCTGACGGGTTGAGCAGCCGGTTTCTCAGAGCCAGGTTGCCATCAGGTGCGTCCGCAGGGTCGGGTTGTCGACATCGACGGCAATCTCGGCGTTGGGCGTGCCGTCTTCCAGCGTCGTGGCACCGGCATCATCGACGCGAATCCGCCGTTCTTTGAAGGAGCAGAGACCGTTCTCGACCAGGGTTGCCGCGGTCAGCGGGTCGTGCAGCGCTACACGCGGGCGCTTGGCGCCAAATCGCTCGGCGAGTGCGCGCAACCACTCTTTGCACAATCGTGACAGGTCCTGCGCGAGCGCGTCGCCACGCGCGAGTTTCTCGACGTCACCGTCCGCGAGGCTCGTGCGGAACGTGACCTCCGCGGGAACCACGCGCGGGAGCTCTGGATGAGCGACGGCCATCACTTTCTGCACGGCCAGTGGGTCGCAGTACCAGTTCCACTCGGAGATGATCGGCGTCATTCCTTCGAGCATGA from bacterium includes these protein-coding regions:
- a CDS encoding alpha-L-fucosidase, which codes for MSSPTYTASIESLRQHRVPAWFEDAKFGIFIHWGLFSVPGFAAPTEHISDAFDGSHANSIVMTPYTEWYWNALRVPDSPTARFHAEHYGNRPYSDFKEAFIEGLRAWDPSEWARLFRKSGARYVVHVTKHHDGYSLWPSKIENPHQKDWCSERDIVGELAEAVRAEGLRFGVYYSGGIDWSWNSNPARTFAQFVGSAPGGDYPAYAEAQVRELIERYSPDVLWNDITWPTGLGRMLSLMADYYHAVPHGVINDRWMHHGPALRLLSHRPVQWLADALINRSNRRAAAKGEGKKGVVPPRPAHSDFRTPEYTIFDEITSYKWEATRGMSASFGYNRNHAEADYEPADELITNFIDAVSKNGNLLLNIGPRGEDAGIPAPQLARLEAMGEWLERNGEAIYGSRPWERAEAKTDEGLPVRFTRRADKVYAIVLGRPASRDVVIREFPMSTGTSARRLFDDQHIEVTAADGGVRLLNATSSGSGPALAFEFSSS
- a CDS encoding aldo/keto reductase yields the protein MTIVNRRNRIGRSSVDVTAFGFGAAVLGNLYAPVTDGDTFAAVQAAVQEGVRYFDTAPYYGYGLSERRLGESLDRFGDDAVMISSKVGRLLEPRPGEPREDQGFVAALPYEAVFDYSYEAVMRSYEASILRLGGRHIDVLLLHDIGQYTHGDAHDAVFEIALSGGYRALEELRRTGDVGAIGLGVNESEVCLRAMERGDFDCFLVAGRYTLLDQSAAKELLPRCLERGISIIIGGVFNSGILASDLRTGVPYDYEAASDELLERARAIDRVCRAHDVPLAAAALQFPFMHPSVASVIPGARSADEVHQNARGFRYPIPDSLWDDLHSENLVRRGDSP
- a CDS encoding L-rhamnose mutarotase codes for the protein MMRFGQMLGLRPEKYEEYKRYHAKIWPEIAAAIHAAGIRNYSIFHQRGRLFAYYEYVGPKEEYEERMQALAQAPRMREWWDLMEPMQIPDPERTPDSWWSDMEEVFHQD